One Paraburkholderia sp. HP33-1 genomic region harbors:
- a CDS encoding LssY C-terminal domain-containing protein: MSVSQIRHRALLHAGRALCLMLALAGCATWHAPPEADDGPLRQREVSATSRGVRVSATVLGSEDSKRLYGVDVNRTGVQPLWIEVQNGTLQALWLLRSGTDPDYFSPHEVAWSMHTLFGGATNTRMDDYFSNLGFSNPIPPGGTRSGILFTNPDQGIKLVNVDLLGNQTLIPFSLFLQVPGGTIDPSIASIPFPYPETAVTDYQDLASLRAALERLPCCATDSSGTVQADPLNAVGIGQLTDIGAALVRRDYRRDARESDHAQRVFGREPDFVMRKQAQAGAPATWIRGWLAPIRFQGQLVYVAQVGRPVGGRFAPRGETHLILHENVDEARNFLTQDLMYSGGLDKLGYVNGVGAASPAHPHTTLDGTTYYTDGLRAVVFFATRPRSLSDVEFLDWVPYLEAPETRQPGATGDARQ, from the coding sequence ATGAGCGTTTCGCAGATCCGGCATCGCGCACTGCTCCATGCAGGGCGTGCACTATGCCTCATGCTTGCGTTGGCCGGCTGTGCGACATGGCACGCCCCGCCTGAAGCCGACGATGGGCCGCTGCGTCAGCGTGAGGTCAGCGCCACCAGTCGCGGCGTGCGCGTAAGCGCAACTGTGCTCGGCAGCGAAGACAGCAAGCGGCTGTATGGCGTCGACGTCAACAGGACGGGAGTCCAGCCGCTATGGATCGAAGTGCAGAACGGGACGTTGCAGGCGCTGTGGCTGTTGCGCTCGGGTACCGACCCGGACTACTTTTCGCCTCACGAAGTTGCGTGGTCCATGCATACGCTGTTTGGCGGCGCAACGAATACGCGCATGGACGACTATTTCAGCAACCTCGGATTCAGCAACCCGATCCCGCCAGGTGGGACACGTTCAGGCATCCTGTTCACCAACCCCGATCAGGGCATCAAGCTCGTCAACGTCGATCTGTTGGGAAACCAGACGCTGATCCCCTTTTCACTCTTCCTGCAGGTGCCCGGCGGCACGATCGATCCGAGTATCGCGTCGATACCTTTCCCGTATCCCGAAACCGCAGTCACCGACTATCAGGACCTGGCATCGCTGCGTGCTGCACTCGAACGTCTGCCATGCTGTGCCACAGACTCGAGCGGGACGGTTCAGGCCGATCCCCTGAACGCCGTTGGCATCGGCCAGCTCACGGACATCGGGGCGGCGCTGGTGCGGCGCGACTATCGGCGTGACGCGCGCGAGTCGGACCACGCGCAGCGGGTCTTCGGGCGGGAACCGGACTTCGTGATGCGCAAGCAGGCGCAGGCGGGTGCGCCTGCAACCTGGATACGGGGATGGCTCGCCCCGATCCGCTTTCAGGGGCAACTGGTCTACGTCGCGCAGGTTGGTCGCCCCGTCGGCGGGCGCTTTGCGCCACGCGGCGAGACACACCTCATCCTGCACGAGAACGTCGACGAGGCACGCAACTTCCTGACCCAGGACCTGATGTACTCGGGTGGCCTTGACAAGCTCGGATACGTGAACGGCGTTGGCGCGGCATCGCCGGCCCATCCCCATACGACGCTCGATGGCACGACCTACTATACGGACGGATTGCGCGCCGTCGTGTTCTTCGCGACCCGGCCGCGCAGCCTGTCGGATGTGGAGTTTCTCGACTGGGTACCCTATCTGGAGGCGCCCGAAACCCGTCAACCTGGAGCAACCGGCGATGCACGTCAGTGA
- a CDS encoding BPSL1445 family SYLF domain-containing lipoprotein has translation MRRRSFIQKGTAVLAVAGFTLGGSTVTLSNAFGAESNAAKRQEIDAKVHATLSRLFETVKGSKELVAKANGVLVFPSVLKVGFIAGGEYGEGALLVGGKTAGYYSTVSGSFGLQAGAQSKAVIFLFMTHDALNSFRNSKGWSVGGEGSVALLKVGANGQIDTTTATAPVVAIVLTNAGLMGDVSLSGTKVSRLKI, from the coding sequence ATGCGCAGAAGAAGCTTTATACAGAAGGGTACGGCCGTGCTCGCCGTCGCGGGCTTTACATTGGGGGGCTCCACGGTGACCCTGAGTAACGCCTTTGGCGCCGAGTCCAATGCAGCGAAACGGCAGGAAATCGATGCCAAGGTCCATGCGACCCTGTCGCGGCTGTTCGAGACGGTCAAGGGTTCGAAGGAACTTGTCGCCAAGGCAAACGGGGTTCTCGTGTTCCCGTCCGTGCTGAAGGTCGGCTTCATCGCCGGCGGCGAATACGGCGAAGGCGCATTGCTCGTAGGCGGGAAAACGGCTGGCTACTACAGCACGGTGTCGGGCTCATTCGGCTTGCAGGCAGGCGCGCAATCGAAGGCCGTCATCTTCCTGTTCATGACGCATGATGCGCTCAACAGTTTTCGCAATTCCAAAGGGTGGTCGGTCGGAGGCGAAGGATCGGTTGCGTTGCTGAAGGTCGGCGCAAACGGACAGATCGATACGACAACGGCCACCGCGCCCGTCGTAGCGATAGTGCTGACCAATGCTGGCCTGATGGGCGACGTGTCGCTTTCGGGCACCAAAGTTTCGCGCCTGAAAATCTGA
- a CDS encoding AAA family ATPase — translation MAEIHIVFGPQGAGKSSYARTLAAASEGTRFSIDEWMAQLYGPDLPDPINLSWIMERVQRCERQIWRTAEQIAKNGGSVVLDLGFMKARNRSAFAEQARDAGISSKLHYVTAPHDIRRSRVMTRNSEKGETFSFEVSPAMFDFMEAEFEAPTKLELASATVFNSHILAS, via the coding sequence ATGGCAGAGATACATATTGTTTTTGGGCCGCAAGGCGCGGGCAAGTCTTCTTACGCGCGTACGCTCGCGGCCGCATCCGAGGGCACGCGCTTCTCGATTGACGAGTGGATGGCCCAGTTGTATGGCCCAGACCTTCCAGATCCGATTAATTTGAGCTGGATCATGGAGCGAGTGCAGCGCTGCGAGCGTCAAATCTGGCGCACCGCTGAGCAAATAGCGAAAAACGGCGGAAGCGTTGTTTTGGATCTCGGTTTCATGAAGGCGAGAAATCGTTCGGCGTTTGCCGAACAAGCCAGGGACGCTGGCATTTCGAGCAAGCTTCACTATGTCACCGCACCGCATGACATACGCCGCAGTCGGGTTATGACAAGGAACTCCGAAAAGGGCGAAACGTTTTCGTTTGAGGTTTCGCCTGCCATGTTTGATTTTATGGAAGCGGAATTTGAAGCTCCTACGAAACTCGAACTTGCATCGGCTACGGTGTTTAACTCTCACATCCTGGCCTCATGA
- a CDS encoding epoxide hydrolase family protein, giving the protein MSHPLRPISDSDLDDLHRRLAATRRPRLPQGVGWERGTDADLLANLLETWRHRYDWRTHEARILSLPWEVVGAGDRALRVVHQRAAIPDAPVVILLHGWPDSVLRFERVLHLLDDVHVVVPALPGFPFAFELTKPGMTSVVMASLVANAMQALGHDRYVVSAGDFGADVAEQLAVMHPDRIAALHLTNISPLHAVFADRSTLDPDELCYLETVAVWNRKEGGYIAQQSTKPHTVAPGLMDSPAGLAAWLVEKLRSWSDGSFSEDDLLTWISVYWFTGTIGTSFAPYIEFVPPAPYVQTPTVLSAFAHDIKLAPREFASRFVNVQEFIEHENGGHFAAWEQPERYAEDLRRAIAWGHPSLA; this is encoded by the coding sequence ATGTCCCATCCTCTTCGCCCCATTTCCGACTCCGATCTTGACGACCTGCACAGACGACTCGCGGCGACGCGACGGCCACGACTCCCGCAAGGTGTCGGTTGGGAACGCGGGACCGATGCTGACCTGCTCGCCAATCTGCTCGAGACCTGGCGTCATCGCTACGACTGGCGAACTCACGAGGCCCGCATCCTAAGCCTGCCGTGGGAAGTAGTCGGCGCCGGCGATCGAGCACTTCGAGTCGTGCACCAACGCGCTGCCATCCCCGACGCTCCGGTCGTGATCCTGCTACACGGGTGGCCTGACTCGGTGCTTCGGTTTGAGCGCGTGCTGCATCTGCTTGATGACGTGCATGTCGTCGTACCGGCTCTTCCTGGCTTCCCGTTCGCATTCGAGCTGACGAAGCCGGGAATGACTAGCGTTGTCATGGCATCGCTCGTTGCCAACGCGATGCAAGCGCTCGGGCACGACCGGTACGTCGTCTCGGCCGGCGACTTCGGGGCAGACGTCGCCGAACAGCTCGCGGTGATGCATCCGGACCGGATTGCGGCCCTGCATCTGACGAACATCTCACCGCTGCACGCGGTGTTCGCGGACCGCTCGACACTCGACCCGGACGAGCTCTGCTACCTCGAGACAGTGGCGGTCTGGAACCGGAAAGAAGGTGGATACATCGCGCAGCAGTCGACGAAACCCCATACAGTCGCGCCTGGACTCATGGATTCACCGGCGGGTCTTGCCGCGTGGCTCGTCGAGAAGCTGCGGAGCTGGTCGGACGGTTCATTTTCCGAGGACGATCTTCTGACCTGGATCAGCGTCTACTGGTTTACGGGCACGATCGGGACATCATTCGCGCCGTATATCGAGTTCGTGCCGCCGGCGCCGTACGTGCAGACGCCCACCGTGCTCAGCGCGTTTGCGCACGACATCAAGCTCGCACCGCGCGAGTTCGCTTCGCGGTTCGTCAACGTTCAGGAATTCATCGAGCACGAGAACGGCGGCCACTTCGCAGCGTGGGAGCAGCCGGAGCGGTATGCGGAGGACCTTCGCCGAGCGATCGCATGGGGGCATCCGTCTCTCGCGTGA
- a CDS encoding SDR family oxidoreductase: MIAITGANGNLGRLVVKGLLQSVPASQVVAAVRSPEKADDLRALGAQIREADYDRPETLVEAFKGVEKLLLISAVQPGERFRQHRAVIDAARQTGVKLIAYTSLLRADTSNLILADEHNRTEAYLKTTGVNFVVLRNGWYLENHTSGLAAALANSAITGSAGQGRFASASRADYADAAVTVLTQPGHANQTYELAGDEAYSLAELAEEVSKQAGRAIVYNHLSAADYEAALLGFGLPKMIADVVVDADLKASAGELDSASRDLSGLLRRSTTTLAQAVKVALRG; this comes from the coding sequence ATGATCGCCATTACTGGGGCCAATGGAAATCTTGGCCGACTGGTTGTCAAAGGTCTTCTGCAATCCGTCCCTGCCAGCCAGGTCGTCGCGGCAGTCCGGAGCCCTGAAAAGGCCGATGACTTGCGCGCCCTCGGCGCCCAGATACGCGAGGCAGACTACGATCGTCCCGAGACGCTGGTCGAGGCGTTCAAGGGTGTGGAGAAGCTGTTGCTTATCTCGGCGGTGCAGCCAGGGGAAAGATTCCGGCAACATCGGGCTGTGATCGACGCCGCCAGGCAAACGGGCGTCAAGCTGATTGCCTATACCAGCCTGCTACGCGCCGACACGTCCAATCTGATTCTTGCCGACGAGCACAACCGGACCGAAGCGTATTTGAAGACCACGGGCGTGAACTTCGTGGTGTTACGCAATGGTTGGTACCTCGAGAACCACACCAGCGGACTTGCCGCGGCGCTCGCCAATTCGGCAATCACCGGCAGCGCGGGGCAAGGCCGATTTGCCTCTGCATCTCGCGCCGATTATGCAGATGCGGCGGTGACGGTCCTCACTCAACCCGGTCATGCCAACCAGACTTATGAATTGGCGGGGGACGAGGCCTATTCGCTGGCGGAACTGGCCGAGGAAGTATCGAAGCAGGCGGGCCGAGCGATCGTGTATAACCACCTGTCCGCCGCCGATTATGAGGCCGCGCTGCTGGGCTTCGGTCTGCCGAAGATGATTGCCGATGTCGTCGTCGACGCTGACCTGAAGGCATCGGCAGGCGAACTGGATAGCGCCTCTCGCGATCTTTCCGGGCTTCTCAGACGGAGCACGACGACGCTGGCCCAGGCGGTAAAGGTGGCATTGAGGGGCTGA
- a CDS encoding LysR family transcriptional regulator, whose amino-acid sequence MDKFDAMRVFVRVVESGTFTKASETLNLQKATVTRLVKMLEDDLATKLLNRTTRRVTVTPDGSAYYDRAVRLLADLEELENSMTGARSNPKGRLRINLPRPLAHSVVVPALPDFLARYPDIDLEIGASDTPVDLFADNVDCAIRIGTVTDQSLVARRIALSHFELCASPDYWKKHGKPQHPSEIDLHHTVIHMISARTARPFPIIASRGSETVDIQGRKAFLCDDVSTCTDLARTGLGIISGGTFMTAPLIASGELESCLALWQLPPMPVSIVYPPNRHISNKVRVFADWVIELFARHPSQKSS is encoded by the coding sequence ATGGACAAATTCGACGCAATGCGCGTGTTTGTGCGCGTGGTGGAATCGGGAACCTTTACGAAAGCCTCCGAGACCCTCAACCTCCAGAAGGCGACCGTCACGCGGCTGGTTAAGATGCTGGAAGACGATCTAGCCACGAAACTGCTCAATCGCACGACCCGGCGCGTCACCGTGACGCCCGACGGCTCGGCCTATTACGACCGGGCTGTGCGCCTGCTGGCCGACCTCGAGGAACTGGAAAACTCCATGACCGGCGCCAGGTCCAATCCAAAAGGCCGACTGCGCATCAATCTTCCGCGTCCGCTGGCCCATTCGGTGGTCGTGCCTGCACTGCCCGATTTTCTCGCGAGATACCCGGATATCGACCTGGAGATCGGTGCCAGCGACACGCCCGTCGACCTGTTCGCGGACAACGTGGATTGCGCAATCCGCATCGGAACCGTAACCGATCAATCGCTGGTGGCGAGACGGATTGCTCTCAGCCATTTCGAACTCTGCGCATCGCCGGATTACTGGAAAAAGCACGGCAAGCCGCAGCACCCGAGCGAGATCGATCTTCACCATACGGTGATCCACATGATCTCGGCGAGAACGGCCAGACCATTCCCGATCATAGCCAGTCGCGGCAGCGAAACCGTCGATATTCAGGGCAGGAAAGCCTTCCTCTGCGACGATGTGTCGACCTGCACCGACCTTGCCAGAACCGGACTGGGCATCATCAGTGGCGGAACGTTCATGACCGCACCGCTGATTGCCTCGGGCGAACTGGAGAGCTGCCTCGCGCTTTGGCAGCTTCCGCCAATGCCGGTATCGATCGTCTATCCGCCGAATCGGCATATCAGCAACAAAGTGCGTGTTTTCGCGGACTGGGTCATCGAGCTATTTGCCCGGCATCCATCGCAGAAGTCGTCGTAA
- a CDS encoding MmgE/PrpD family protein, translated as MAADSNFSIGRRMLVAQAGIALAAAAIRKGVRAANAPSSVMLQLSAYLAEAGNRPLPDDVVEKAKHHILDTFAAMVSGSLLAPGSAALQYARAGGGRGAATIVASTLTASPVEAAFVNAMLAQSDETDDSNEFSQSHPGCAIVPAAFAMAEQFGSDGNRFLRAVTLGYDIGPRVTISFGALDFRNKSHKSTHAIAEIFGSAAAAGCIAGLGAQQMRWLLDYTAQQSAGIGAWTRDTQHMEKAFVFAGMPAKNGVLSALLVHSGFTGIDDIFSGTDNYFLAYAPNANQDELIKDLGNRYEITRTNIKKWSVGSPIQAPLDAMDNIFRKRDVDPASVRSIVVRVAHTEARIVDNREIPDICLQHIVAIMLLDKTVSFQAAHDKARMSDPDVLRVRTKVELIPSDELEALEPARHAIVEIALNDGTVLTDHVAHVRGTADNPMDRGEVARKATDLIEPVLGKANSTTLIDKLMRLEKLNDLRGLRPLLQKT; from the coding sequence ATGGCGGCCGATAGCAATTTCTCGATCGGGAGACGGATGCTTGTGGCGCAAGCAGGGATTGCCCTCGCCGCCGCCGCCATCCGGAAGGGTGTCCGAGCCGCCAACGCGCCTTCTTCCGTTATGCTCCAACTCAGCGCTTATCTGGCAGAAGCGGGGAATCGCCCCCTTCCCGACGATGTGGTCGAAAAAGCGAAACACCACATTCTCGACACTTTCGCAGCGATGGTTTCCGGTTCGCTGTTGGCTCCGGGAAGCGCCGCGTTGCAATACGCGCGCGCCGGTGGAGGAAGAGGAGCGGCGACCATCGTTGCTTCGACACTTACCGCCAGCCCGGTCGAGGCGGCATTCGTGAACGCCATGCTCGCTCAGTCGGATGAAACCGACGATTCCAATGAGTTTTCGCAATCCCATCCTGGCTGCGCCATCGTACCGGCGGCATTTGCCATGGCCGAGCAGTTCGGTAGCGATGGCAATCGCTTCCTGCGGGCTGTGACGCTGGGCTACGACATCGGTCCGCGCGTGACGATAAGTTTCGGCGCACTCGATTTTCGGAACAAAAGCCACAAGAGCACGCATGCCATTGCCGAAATATTCGGCTCGGCCGCCGCAGCGGGTTGCATTGCTGGACTTGGCGCGCAGCAGATGCGATGGCTGCTCGATTACACGGCTCAGCAATCCGCCGGCATCGGGGCCTGGACGCGCGACACCCAACACATGGAAAAAGCATTCGTCTTCGCCGGAATGCCGGCGAAGAACGGAGTGCTGTCGGCGCTTCTTGTCCATTCCGGCTTTACCGGAATCGACGACATCTTTTCCGGCACCGACAATTACTTCCTTGCCTATGCGCCGAACGCCAACCAGGACGAACTGATCAAGGATCTCGGCAATCGCTACGAAATTACCAGAACCAACATAAAGAAGTGGTCGGTCGGCTCCCCTATCCAGGCGCCACTGGATGCAATGGATAACATCTTCAGGAAGCGTGACGTCGACCCGGCGAGCGTCAGATCTATCGTCGTACGCGTTGCGCACACCGAGGCTCGCATCGTGGACAACCGCGAAATCCCCGATATCTGCTTACAGCACATCGTAGCGATCATGCTGCTCGATAAGACCGTCTCCTTCCAGGCCGCGCACGATAAGGCCCGGATGAGCGATCCCGACGTCTTGCGGGTCCGCACCAAGGTCGAGCTTATTCCTAGCGATGAGTTGGAGGCTCTTGAACCGGCCAGGCACGCGATCGTCGAAATTGCACTGAACGATGGAACGGTGCTAACGGACCACGTAGCACATGTCCGCGGCACGGCCGACAACCCCATGGACCGGGGCGAGGTGGCGCGGAAGGCGACTGACCTCATTGAACCCGTTCTGGGCAAAGCAAATAGCACTACCTTGATCGACAAGCTAATGAGGCTTGAAAAACTCAACGATCTGCGAGGGCTACGTCCACTTCTTCAGAAGACCTAG
- a CDS encoding aldo/keto reductase yields MQRRTLGQGFEVSALSLGCMGYGKARDIPDRPQMIDLLRKAVDLGMDFFDTAEVYGPWTNEEMVGEAFAGIRQKVRIATKFGWDIDQETGAHRGGVNSQPAQIRRAVEGSLKRLGTDYIDLLYQHRVDPQVPMEDVAGVVKDLIQEGKVLHFGLSEAGADSIRRAHAVQPVTALQSEYSLWTREPEVDIVPTLEALGIGLVAFSPLGKGFLTGKIDAATTFRSDDFRGQIPRFAPRAREANRALVDLIRRVGERHGATPAQVALAWLLAQKPWIVPLFGTRQLERFSENVGALDVTVSESDLVEIEASAAAIRIEGARYPEAMLRRSGL; encoded by the coding sequence ATGCAAAGGCGCACGCTGGGTCAGGGTTTCGAGGTCTCCGCACTTTCGCTGGGCTGCATGGGATATGGCAAAGCGAGAGATATTCCCGATCGGCCACAGATGATCGACCTGCTGCGCAAGGCGGTCGATCTGGGCATGGACTTCTTCGATACCGCCGAAGTTTACGGTCCGTGGACGAATGAAGAAATGGTCGGCGAAGCCTTCGCCGGCATACGGCAGAAGGTCAGAATTGCCACCAAATTCGGCTGGGACATCGACCAGGAAACGGGAGCACACCGCGGTGGAGTCAACAGCCAGCCAGCACAGATTCGCCGCGCCGTCGAGGGTAGTCTCAAGCGGCTCGGCACCGACTACATCGACCTGCTTTACCAGCATCGGGTCGATCCGCAGGTGCCGATGGAGGATGTTGCCGGCGTCGTGAAGGACCTGATCCAGGAAGGCAAGGTTCTGCACTTCGGCTTGTCGGAAGCCGGAGCGGATTCCATCCGGCGCGCCCATGCGGTGCAACCCGTGACGGCACTGCAGAGCGAATATTCGCTGTGGACGCGCGAGCCGGAGGTGGACATTGTTCCGACGCTGGAAGCGCTCGGCATTGGTCTGGTTGCGTTCAGCCCATTGGGAAAGGGATTCCTCACCGGAAAGATCGACGCAGCAACGACTTTTCGCAGCGATGACTTTCGCGGCCAGATTCCCAGGTTCGCGCCGCGGGCGCGCGAGGCCAATCGGGCACTCGTCGATCTGATACGCAGGGTTGGAGAACGCCACGGCGCAACGCCGGCGCAGGTTGCCCTCGCGTGGCTGCTTGCGCAAAAGCCGTGGATCGTCCCGTTGTTCGGTACGCGACAGCTTGAACGGTTTAGCGAGAACGTAGGCGCTCTGGACGTAACGGTTTCGGAGAGTGACCTCGTGGAAATTGAAGCCAGCGCGGCGGCAATCAGGATCGAAGGGGCGCGCTATCCCGAAGCTATGTTGAGACGTTCTGGACTTTGA
- a CDS encoding DUF2255 family protein, whose product MSELERIAASDDLHVAPFREDGKTYGTLTWIWSVVLDGELYARAYNGPNSRWYQAAMRQGAGRVTVAGMTRDVAFEAVEGEISDQIDEAYRSRYSKSSYLVPMISEGARAATVRIAPKG is encoded by the coding sequence ATGAGCGAACTCGAGCGCATCGCCGCTTCGGATGACCTGCACGTTGCTCCGTTCCGGGAGGACGGTAAAACGTACGGCACACTGACGTGGATCTGGTCGGTGGTGCTGGACGGTGAACTCTACGCGCGCGCGTACAACGGGCCGAATTCCCGTTGGTATCAGGCGGCCATGCGACAGGGGGCTGGCCGCGTCACGGTGGCCGGCATGACCAGGGACGTGGCGTTTGAAGCGGTCGAGGGGGAGATCAGCGATCAGATCGACGAAGCCTACCGCAGCAGATACAGCAAGAGCTCGTACCTTGTGCCGATGATTAGCGAAGGTGCGCGTGCGGCGACAGTCAGGATTGCCCCGAAGGGTTGA
- a CDS encoding carboxymuconolactone decarboxylase family protein, with protein sequence MSGHNLSVSAVTPEDVSAVSPALAAYTQAAIVDDLWARPQLSRRDRSVVTLAALIARNQTIGIQHYANQALDHGVKPAEVSELITHLAFYSGWPNAFAAIMVVKGVFAQRGIAADALPAVSPMLLPLDEAAEATRAAHVAAQFGAVFPGMVRYTTELLFRELWLRPDLTARDRSLVTVSALIAAGQVAQVPYHLNRAMDNGLTQEQAAEVVTHLAFYAGWPSVFSAMPVVKDVFEKRSTVEDCPSR encoded by the coding sequence ATGTCCGGTCACAATCTATCCGTTTCTGCCGTCACGCCCGAAGATGTCAGCGCGGTTTCGCCCGCACTCGCGGCGTATACGCAGGCTGCAATCGTCGATGATCTCTGGGCCCGTCCGCAACTGTCGAGGCGGGATCGCAGCGTCGTCACACTCGCAGCGTTGATCGCCCGCAACCAGACGATCGGCATCCAGCACTACGCGAACCAGGCGCTCGACCATGGCGTGAAGCCGGCCGAGGTTTCCGAGCTCATCACGCACCTCGCGTTCTACTCCGGATGGCCGAACGCGTTTGCGGCCATCATGGTAGTCAAGGGCGTTTTCGCCCAGCGTGGCATCGCAGCCGACGCGTTGCCCGCGGTCTCCCCCATGCTCTTGCCCCTCGATGAAGCCGCCGAGGCGACGCGCGCGGCGCACGTCGCGGCACAGTTCGGCGCGGTGTTCCCCGGCATGGTTCGCTATACGACGGAACTGCTGTTCCGCGAGCTGTGGCTGCGTCCGGATCTGACTGCGCGGGACCGGAGCCTCGTGACCGTCAGTGCACTGATCGCAGCGGGCCAGGTGGCGCAGGTTCCCTATCACCTGAACCGTGCAATGGACAATGGACTGACACAGGAGCAGGCCGCGGAAGTCGTCACGCATCTCGCGTTCTATGCCGGCTGGCCAAGTGTCTTCTCGGCCATGCCGGTCGTGAAGGACGTGTTTGAAAAGCGCTCCACCGTTGAGGACTGTCCTTCGCGGTAG
- a CDS encoding flavodoxin family protein, whose amino-acid sequence MLISIVYDSGYGHTARQAEAVSEGVRKVPGAAANLIAVADRPIPWDALEHSDAIIFGSPTYNGTLSAKLKQFFEDANGPAWNELKWRNKIAAGFTNSGAQNGDKLNTLMSMALFAAQHAMIWVGLDLKPGNSRSTSSPDELNQLGSWIGAMAQSNVDEGPEVAPRDSDLRTAARLGERVAEVARQFAPR is encoded by the coding sequence ATGCTCATTTCTATCGTCTACGACAGCGGATATGGCCACACGGCCAGACAGGCCGAAGCTGTGTCCGAGGGTGTCCGTAAAGTGCCAGGGGCGGCGGCGAATCTGATCGCCGTCGCCGATCGGCCGATTCCGTGGGACGCGCTGGAGCACAGCGACGCCATTATCTTCGGCTCACCGACTTACAACGGCACGCTCAGCGCAAAGCTCAAGCAGTTCTTCGAGGACGCGAACGGCCCGGCATGGAACGAACTGAAGTGGCGAAACAAGATCGCCGCGGGGTTCACGAACTCCGGAGCACAGAACGGCGACAAGCTCAACACGCTGATGTCGATGGCGTTGTTTGCCGCCCAGCACGCGATGATCTGGGTGGGACTCGACCTCAAGCCCGGCAACAGCCGGAGCACGAGCAGCCCGGATGAACTCAATCAGCTCGGCAGTTGGATTGGCGCCATGGCGCAGTCAAACGTGGATGAGGGCCCTGAAGTCGCGCCACGCGACAGCGATCTGAGAACGGCGGCGCGGCTAGGCGAGCGCGTGGCCGAGGTCGCGCGGCAGTTCGCGCCCCGATAG
- a CDS encoding LysR family transcriptional regulator, with translation MESADRVRAILSFVRAADLGSFAAAARMLGVSSAAVSKNVASLERALGVRLMNRTTRTLTLTSEGAAFLIQARAALVALDAAVDTVMARRVEPGGRVRISTSAAFGRDQLMPALPGLMARHPALSFEVDFDDRRIDLVQEGYDLALRGGQIPDSALVSRPVCRLNMALVASPRYLERYGVPHAVSDLGRHQLLARRFLGGRISPWTFVGPDSSLDAVEPASAVLTVSAPEALIQGALADMGIAQVGVHHAWPHLRAGTLKVVLGDVHHPGSYEMVLQYPHRALMAPRVRATVEYLLDVFARDESLHVPVAELRAFSA, from the coding sequence ATGGAATCCGCAGACCGCGTTCGCGCCATCCTTTCGTTCGTCCGGGCTGCCGATCTCGGCAGCTTCGCGGCCGCCGCAAGAATGCTGGGGGTATCGTCCGCGGCGGTCAGCAAGAACGTGGCGAGCCTCGAGCGCGCGCTCGGCGTGCGGTTGATGAACCGCACCACGCGAACGCTTACGCTCACCTCCGAAGGCGCAGCGTTCCTTATTCAGGCGCGCGCTGCGCTGGTCGCCCTCGATGCGGCTGTGGACACAGTGATGGCGCGTCGCGTGGAGCCGGGCGGGCGCGTCCGCATCTCGACGAGCGCGGCTTTCGGACGCGACCAGCTGATGCCTGCTCTGCCGGGTCTGATGGCGCGCCATCCCGCGCTTTCGTTCGAAGTGGATTTCGACGATCGACGCATCGACCTGGTGCAGGAAGGCTATGACCTTGCGCTGCGCGGAGGACAGATTCCCGATTCCGCGTTGGTCTCGCGGCCGGTGTGCCGCCTGAACATGGCCCTGGTCGCTTCGCCGCGTTACCTCGAACGGTATGGCGTGCCACATGCCGTTTCGGACCTCGGGCGTCACCAGTTGCTGGCGAGACGGTTCCTTGGCGGGCGCATTTCGCCGTGGACGTTCGTCGGCCCGGACAGCAGCCTGGACGCTGTCGAACCTGCCTCTGCGGTGCTGACTGTGTCCGCACCGGAGGCATTGATTCAGGGCGCACTCGCCGATATGGGAATCGCTCAGGTCGGCGTGCACCACGCCTGGCCGCACCTGCGCGCCGGCACGCTAAAGGTCGTCCTCGGTGATGTTCACCATCCGGGGAGCTACGAAATGGTGTTGCAGTACCCGCACCGGGCATTGATGGCACCGCGTGTACGGGCAACGGTTGAATACCTGCTCGACGTTTTTGCGCGTGACGAGTCGCTGCACGTTCCTGTCGCTGAGCTAAGGGCGTTTTCGGCCTAA